A stretch of Sebastes fasciatus isolate fSebFas1 chromosome 19, fSebFas1.pri, whole genome shotgun sequence DNA encodes these proteins:
- the gmcl1 gene encoding germ cell-less protein-like 1 isoform X1 encodes MGSLGSRFQSPSQEPEEVAEGTSTSHKHGCECKKRKRNAQCDCDSEQEEDDSILDTPRRKKLKSTSRYIYQTLFLNGENSDIRISALGQEWNLHKVYLCQSGYFSSMFSGSWKESNMMEINLEIPDQNIDTEALQVVFGSLYRDDVLIKPSRVVSILAAACMLQLDGLIQQCGETMKENISAKTVCGYYACASIYGLDLVMKKCLEWLLNNLMTHQNVDLMKELGADMMEQLIQSSDLFVMQVEMDVYTALKKWMFLQINPSWDGPIKQLLADADAWLCKRRTDLCEKEPFLITEEGEPFRSVFKYVRLQYIINDLASARILERDNILPPDWLTSVYKNQWFAMLRTEFDNDNGPQEANKDEFELSSMRCGRKLTKDGDYCWRWTGFNFGFDLLVTYTNRFIVFKRNTLSQPCGGAVSLQPRRHLAFRLRLASFDSRGKLVCSRSTGYQLLTLEKDQEYVVMNLDSRLLTFPLYVCCNFLYTSPHSDHRPDSSEQESTARCVS; translated from the exons ATGGGAAGTCTGGGCAGCAGGTTCCAGTCGCCCTCTCAGGAACCAGAGGAGGTCGCAGAGGGCACAAGTACCAGCCACAAGCATGGATGTGAGTGTAAGAAGAGGAAACGAAATGCCCAGTGTGACTGTGACAGTGAACAAGAGGAGGACGACAGCATACTAGATACACCTCGCAG GAAGAAATTGAAAAGCACATCACGATACATTTATCAGACTTTGTTCCTGAATGGGGAAAACAGTGACATCCGCATCAGTGCTCTGGGACAGGAGTGGAACCTCCACAAAGTGTACCTGTGCCAG TCAGGATATTTCTCCAGCATGTTCAGCGGCTCTTGGAAGGAGTCCAACATGATGGAAATCAACTTAGAGATCCCCGACCAGAACATCGACACTGAAG ctctaCAAGTCGTGTTTGGATCCCTGTACCGGGATGATGTTCTGATCAAGCCCAGCAGAGTTGTCAGTATTCTTGCAGCTGCTTGTATGCTACAGCTG GACGGCTTGATCCAGCAGTGCGGAGAGACCATGAAGGAAAACATCAGTGCGAAGACCGTGTGCGGCTACTATGCTTGTGCCAGCATCTATGGCTTGGATTTagtcatgaaaaa GTGTCTTGAGTGGCTTCTGAACAACCTGATGACCCACCAAAACGTCGACCTGATGAAGGAACTTGG GGCAGATATGATGGAGCAGCTCATCCAGTCCTCAGACCTGTTTGTCATGCAGGTGGAGATGGATGTATACACTGCTCTGAAAAAG TGGATGTTTCTGCAGATCAATCCGTCATGGGACGGCCCAATCAAGCAGCTTCTGGCTGACGCCGATGCCTGGCTTTGCAAACGCAGGACAG ACCTGTGTGAGAAAGAGCCCTTCTTGATCACAGAGGAGGGCGAACCTTTTCGTTCAGTGTTCAAATACGTTCGTCTCCAGTACATCATCAACGACCTCGCATCTGCACGCATCCTGGAGAGAGACAATATTTTGCCCCCTG ATTGGTTAACGTCGGTGTACAAAAACCAGTGGTTTGCTATGCTCCGGACAGAATTTGACAATGATAATGG TCCCCAGGAAGCTAACAAAGATGAATTTGAGCTGAGCAGCATGAGGTGCGGCAGGAAACTGACTAAAGATGGAGAT TACTGCTGGCGGTGGACAGGTTTCAACTTTGgttttgacctgctggtgacCTACACAAACCGTTTCATAGTCTTCAAAAGAAATACTCTGAGTCAGCCATGTGGGGGCGCCGTGAGTCTGCAACCTCGAAGGCATCTGGCATTCAG gcTACGTCTTGCCTCCTTCGATAGCCGTGGAAAGCTGGTCTGCAGTCGCTCAACAGGTTACCAGCTTCTCACCCTTGAGAAAGACCAG GAGTATGTGGTGATGAACCTGGACAGCCGGTTGTTAACATTCCCCCTCTACGTGTGCTGTAACTTCCTGTATACGTCGCCTCACTCGGACCACCGTCCAGACTCCTCAGAACAAGAAAGCACTGCTCGCTGCGTGTCTTGA
- the gmcl1 gene encoding germ cell-less protein-like 1 isoform X2, protein MGSLGSRFQSPSQEPEEVAEGTSTSHKHGCECKKRKRNAQCDCDSEQEEDDSILDTPRRQKLKSTSRYIYQTLFLNGENSDIRISALGQEWNLHKVYLCQSGYFSSMFSGSWKESNMMEINLEIPDQNIDTEALQVVFGSLYRDDVLIKPSRVVSILAAACMLQLDGLIQQCGETMKENISAKTVCGYYACASIYGLDLVMKKCLEWLLNNLMTHQNVDLMKELGADMMEQLIQSSDLFVMQVEMDVYTALKKWMFLQINPSWDGPIKQLLADADAWLCKRRTDLCEKEPFLITEEGEPFRSVFKYVRLQYIINDLASARILERDNILPPDWLTSVYKNQWFAMLRTEFDNDNGPQEANKDEFELSSMRCGRKLTKDGDYCWRWTGFNFGFDLLVTYTNRFIVFKRNTLSQPCGGAVSLQPRRHLAFRLRLASFDSRGKLVCSRSTGYQLLTLEKDQEYVVMNLDSRLLTFPLYVCCNFLYTSPHSDHRPDSSEQESTARCVS, encoded by the exons ATGGGAAGTCTGGGCAGCAGGTTCCAGTCGCCCTCTCAGGAACCAGAGGAGGTCGCAGAGGGCACAAGTACCAGCCACAAGCATGGATGTGAGTGTAAGAAGAGGAAACGAAATGCCCAGTGTGACTGTGACAGTGAACAAGAGGAGGACGACAGCATACTAGATACACCTCGCAGGCAA AAATTGAAAAGCACATCACGATACATTTATCAGACTTTGTTCCTGAATGGGGAAAACAGTGACATCCGCATCAGTGCTCTGGGACAGGAGTGGAACCTCCACAAAGTGTACCTGTGCCAG TCAGGATATTTCTCCAGCATGTTCAGCGGCTCTTGGAAGGAGTCCAACATGATGGAAATCAACTTAGAGATCCCCGACCAGAACATCGACACTGAAG ctctaCAAGTCGTGTTTGGATCCCTGTACCGGGATGATGTTCTGATCAAGCCCAGCAGAGTTGTCAGTATTCTTGCAGCTGCTTGTATGCTACAGCTG GACGGCTTGATCCAGCAGTGCGGAGAGACCATGAAGGAAAACATCAGTGCGAAGACCGTGTGCGGCTACTATGCTTGTGCCAGCATCTATGGCTTGGATTTagtcatgaaaaa GTGTCTTGAGTGGCTTCTGAACAACCTGATGACCCACCAAAACGTCGACCTGATGAAGGAACTTGG GGCAGATATGATGGAGCAGCTCATCCAGTCCTCAGACCTGTTTGTCATGCAGGTGGAGATGGATGTATACACTGCTCTGAAAAAG TGGATGTTTCTGCAGATCAATCCGTCATGGGACGGCCCAATCAAGCAGCTTCTGGCTGACGCCGATGCCTGGCTTTGCAAACGCAGGACAG ACCTGTGTGAGAAAGAGCCCTTCTTGATCACAGAGGAGGGCGAACCTTTTCGTTCAGTGTTCAAATACGTTCGTCTCCAGTACATCATCAACGACCTCGCATCTGCACGCATCCTGGAGAGAGACAATATTTTGCCCCCTG ATTGGTTAACGTCGGTGTACAAAAACCAGTGGTTTGCTATGCTCCGGACAGAATTTGACAATGATAATGG TCCCCAGGAAGCTAACAAAGATGAATTTGAGCTGAGCAGCATGAGGTGCGGCAGGAAACTGACTAAAGATGGAGAT TACTGCTGGCGGTGGACAGGTTTCAACTTTGgttttgacctgctggtgacCTACACAAACCGTTTCATAGTCTTCAAAAGAAATACTCTGAGTCAGCCATGTGGGGGCGCCGTGAGTCTGCAACCTCGAAGGCATCTGGCATTCAG gcTACGTCTTGCCTCCTTCGATAGCCGTGGAAAGCTGGTCTGCAGTCGCTCAACAGGTTACCAGCTTCTCACCCTTGAGAAAGACCAG GAGTATGTGGTGATGAACCTGGACAGCCGGTTGTTAACATTCCCCCTCTACGTGTGCTGTAACTTCCTGTATACGTCGCCTCACTCGGACCACCGTCCAGACTCCTCAGAACAAGAAAGCACTGCTCGCTGCGTGTCTTGA
- the fam136a gene encoding protein FAM136A — protein sequence MAEAHQARVHAAVEDMVQSLERDHIRVMQGRMFRCSADCCDRSSDSMSVVHRCIERCHTPLAQAQGLVTSELEKFQDRLTRCTMHCNDKAKDLFDSGAKEPAVRSLMDSCVGSCVDDHVNLIPSMTRRLKDNLDSIQQ from the exons ATGGCAGAGGCACATCAGGCTCGAGTTCATGCTGCTGTAGAAGACATGGTCCAAAGCCTGGAGAGGGACCACATCCGTGTGATGCAG GGTCGCATGTTCAGGTGCTCTGCAGACTGCTGTGATCGCTCCTCTGACTCCATGTCTGTGGTGCATCGGTGCATCGAGAGGTGTCACACTCCTCTGGCCCAGGCTCAGGGACTGGTCACTTCAGAGCTGGAGAAGTTTCAG GACCGTCTGACCAGATGCACAATGCACTGCAACGATAAGGCGAAGGATCTTTTCGATTCCGGCGCTAAGGAGCCAGCTGTTCGATCACTGATGGACAGCTGTGTGGGCAGTTGTGTAGATGACCATGTGAACCTGATCCCCAGCATGACCCGAAGACTCAAAGACAATTTGGACTCTATACAACAGTAA